The following coding sequences are from one Sphingomonadaceae bacterium OTU29LAMAA1 window:
- a CDS encoding TonB-dependent receptor has product MNVSNIRYVRAVLFAGTCILPWSSLVAQGPSIAADGKAVTPRAGDIVVTGRSLADDGQVALPITVLAGDELAHRRRGGLGETLAGLPGIHLDNFGGGASRPVIRGQTLPRIEILSDGANVFDAASVSPDHAIATDPLLLDAIEIQRGPAAVRYGGNAMNGAINLIDGKVPKSIPAGGLSGATEVRHGTGDQEKTVVGRVTAGIGAFAVHVEGSSRSSEDYDVPDAYGSDKLRDSFADSASYSAGASWITSKGYLGAAYTRQTNSYGLPGHSHANGACHTHAIRLHCAIHGSITHPFRGLDDTLPATIDLRSDRVDIRGDYDSLVPGLDHLRMRFSYTDYAHRELDGRLVFAIYTNKVYDGRVEATHQPVLGFTGTLGVQYTSGLFGGIGSSRPNIRDNQEKFRTDDLGVFLTERRSIGVVDFAIAARKDWRTINVVHRPYEELLPASFIAKLTPEELTKAKAVFARSFELNFPESDVSPFSMSLSVTANMSDGFFAGVSLGRSQRAPGVRELYARNNNLATSSYEIGLARTEFLRDLPRPVSNILETAKSIDANFGKKGGTIEFDVGLYYKNIDNYIFARFLSSEPGAILLAYTPADVRFLGVDGQISYRLDARSQVTVYGDYVDADLKSTNDNLPRLPPGRLGVRYALTEGPITADVDYSRTFAQNRFASYETRTAGYDNLNATFAYRFDTGLGRSVEFYLRGANLTNQLAFAHTSFVKNQSPLRGRNVVLGMRHQF; this is encoded by the coding sequence ATGAACGTATCGAATATCAGGTATGTGCGAGCGGTACTTTTCGCCGGAACATGCATCCTTCCGTGGTCGTCGCTGGTGGCACAGGGGCCATCGATAGCAGCGGATGGAAAGGCGGTAACGCCCCGCGCCGGCGACATCGTCGTGACCGGGCGCTCGCTCGCCGACGATGGGCAGGTGGCGCTTCCGATCACCGTGCTGGCAGGCGACGAACTCGCGCACCGCCGCCGGGGCGGACTTGGCGAAACGCTGGCGGGACTACCCGGCATTCACCTCGACAATTTTGGCGGGGGAGCGTCGCGTCCGGTCATTCGCGGTCAGACGCTGCCCCGGATCGAAATTCTGAGCGATGGCGCGAACGTCTTCGATGCTGCATCCGTATCGCCCGATCACGCAATCGCTACTGATCCACTGCTGCTCGACGCGATCGAGATACAGCGCGGCCCGGCCGCCGTCCGCTACGGCGGTAACGCGATGAATGGCGCGATCAATCTCATCGACGGCAAGGTGCCAAAGTCGATCCCCGCCGGCGGCCTGAGCGGCGCAACCGAGGTCCGTCACGGCACCGGGGATCAGGAGAAGACCGTCGTGGGCCGGGTCACCGCAGGCATCGGCGCGTTCGCCGTGCATGTCGAGGGTTCGAGCAGATCCAGCGAGGACTATGACGTTCCCGACGCCTACGGCAGCGACAAGCTCCGCGATTCCTTTGCGGACAGTGCAAGCTACAGTGCCGGGGCCTCGTGGATCACGTCAAAGGGGTATCTGGGAGCGGCCTATACGCGCCAGACGAACAGTTATGGCCTGCCGGGACATAGCCATGCCAACGGGGCGTGCCACACCCACGCCATCAGGCTCCATTGCGCGATCCACGGCTCGATCACTCATCCGTTCAGGGGGCTCGACGATACGCTACCGGCCACCATCGACCTGCGCAGCGATCGCGTCGACATTCGCGGCGACTATGACAGCCTCGTTCCCGGGCTGGATCATCTTCGCATGCGCTTTTCCTACACCGACTATGCACATCGCGAACTCGACGGGCGGCTCGTTTTCGCGATCTACACGAACAAGGTTTATGACGGGCGCGTGGAGGCGACGCATCAACCCGTGCTGGGCTTTACCGGTACGCTAGGCGTCCAGTACACCAGCGGATTGTTCGGCGGCATTGGTAGCAGCCGCCCCAACATCCGCGACAATCAGGAGAAATTCAGAACTGACGACCTCGGCGTATTCCTGACGGAGCGAAGGTCGATAGGCGTCGTGGATTTTGCGATTGCCGCGCGGAAGGACTGGAGAACGATCAATGTCGTACACAGGCCGTATGAGGAACTGCTGCCCGCTTCCTTCATAGCAAAACTCACGCCTGAAGAGTTGACTAAGGCGAAAGCGGTATTTGCCAGATCTTTTGAATTAAATTTTCCTGAATCCGACGTGTCGCCGTTTTCAATGTCGCTCAGTGTGACAGCCAATATGTCGGATGGATTTTTCGCTGGAGTATCGCTTGGTCGATCACAACGCGCTCCCGGCGTGCGTGAGCTCTATGCGAGGAATAACAATCTGGCGACGAGCAGCTATGAGATCGGGCTCGCGCGAACGGAATTCCTCAGGGACCTTCCGCGACCTGTTTCAAACATCCTCGAAACTGCAAAGTCGATCGACGCGAATTTTGGCAAGAAGGGCGGAACGATCGAGTTTGACGTTGGCCTGTACTACAAGAATATCGACAACTACATCTTTGCGCGGTTCCTGAGTTCGGAACCCGGAGCGATCCTGCTGGCGTACACGCCGGCGGATGTGCGTTTTCTGGGCGTCGACGGACAGATCAGCTACCGGCTGGATGCACGATCACAAGTGACGGTGTATGGCGATTATGTCGACGCCGATCTGAAAAGCACGAACGACAACCTTCCGCGTCTTCCACCCGGACGCCTGGGTGTGCGCTATGCACTAACCGAAGGTCCGATTACGGCCGATGTCGATTATAGCCGGACGTTCGCACAGAACCGCTTCGCCTCGTACGAAACGCGGACCGCAGGATACGACAATCTCAACGCTACGTTTGCCTACCGTTTCGATACGGGATTGGGCAGAAGCGTGGAGTTCTATCTCCGCGGGGCCAACCTGACCAACCAGCTCGCGTTTGCACACACGTCATTCGTCAAGAATCAGTCGCCGCTGCGTGGCCGCAATGTCGTCCTCGGCATGCGCCACCAGTTCTGA
- a CDS encoding antibiotic biosynthesis monooxygenase has protein sequence MPANVKIIAILSAHPGKATALRALLDGMIAPSRAEAGNLRYDLWQDRADADRFVLDELYRNADAVAAHRESPHFQHYASLIADLAERTAVVVDPVTVA, from the coding sequence ATGCCTGCCAACGTCAAGATCATCGCGATCCTCTCCGCCCATCCCGGTAAAGCCACGGCGCTGCGCGCACTGCTGGATGGCATGATCGCGCCGAGCCGCGCCGAGGCCGGCAATCTGCGTTACGACCTCTGGCAGGACCGGGCGGATGCCGACCGCTTCGTGCTCGACGAATTGTATCGCAATGCCGATGCGGTCGCCGCGCACCGCGAAAGTCCGCATTTCCAGCATTACGCTTCGCTCATCGCCGACCTTGCCGAGCGGACCGCCGTCGTCGTCGATCCCGTCACCGTCGCCTGA